One Mycolicibacterium pulveris genomic region harbors:
- a CDS encoding MCE family protein, whose translation MIGIRVARQMMAVGLTVVLTATGCTFDGVNSLPLPGAVGRGPGAHVYHVELANIGTLESNSPVMIDDVVVGSVGRMTLHGWHVDLEVSVRPDVVVPANAVATVGQTSLLGSMHVALDPPPGVAPSGRLSPSATIGLNDSSTYPSTERTLSALAAVVNGGGLGQIGDIISNFNAALSGRRDVVRDLISRLDTFVGTLYEQRADIIATIHEMNGFAERLGSQREVLTRALNRIPPALDVLLAERERFTTALQRLGEFSDTVTGLVNDTQADLVKNLQNLEPTLRALADVGPEIDSALAYLPTFPLTQNLIDRGVRGDYMNLFVTVDLTNARIKRGLLLGTRLGQDRASLVPAPGDPGYDAYYTKFPLGVGTSPPFGPIPNAAPAPWEPGGGG comes from the coding sequence ATGATCGGTATACGCGTGGCCAGACAGATGATGGCAGTCGGCTTGACCGTGGTGTTGACCGCCACCGGATGCACGTTCGACGGGGTCAATTCGCTGCCGTTGCCCGGCGCGGTGGGGCGTGGGCCCGGCGCGCACGTGTATCACGTCGAGCTGGCCAACATCGGGACGCTGGAATCGAATTCACCGGTGATGATCGACGACGTCGTCGTCGGCAGCGTCGGCAGGATGACATTGCACGGCTGGCATGTCGACCTCGAGGTGTCGGTGCGGCCGGATGTCGTGGTGCCCGCCAACGCGGTGGCGACCGTGGGGCAGACCAGCCTGTTGGGATCGATGCACGTGGCGTTGGACCCGCCGCCGGGCGTAGCCCCCAGCGGCCGCCTATCACCCAGTGCGACAATCGGCTTGAACGATTCCTCGACATACCCGTCGACCGAACGGACACTGTCCGCGCTCGCCGCTGTGGTCAACGGTGGCGGTCTCGGCCAGATCGGGGACATCATCAGCAATTTCAACGCCGCCCTTTCGGGTCGCCGCGACGTGGTGCGCGACCTCATCAGCCGGCTCGACACGTTCGTCGGCACCCTGTACGAGCAACGCGCCGACATCATCGCGACCATCCACGAGATGAACGGCTTCGCCGAGCGGCTCGGCAGTCAGCGAGAGGTACTCACCCGGGCGCTGAACAGGATTCCGCCGGCGCTGGATGTCCTGCTCGCCGAACGGGAGAGGTTCACCACGGCGCTACAGCGGTTGGGGGAGTTCAGCGACACGGTCACCGGGCTCGTCAACGACACGCAGGCCGATCTGGTGAAGAACCTGCAGAACCTCGAGCCGACGTTGCGTGCGCTGGCCGACGTCGGCCCGGAGATCGACAGCGCGCTGGCCTACCTCCCGACGTTCCCGCTGACGCAGAACCTCATCGACCGCGGTGTCCGCGGCGATTACATGAATCTGTTCGTGACCGTCGATCTCACCAACGCTCGGATCAAGCGGGGTCTACTGCTCGGAACACGGCTCGGTCAGGACCGTGCCTCACTGGTTCCCGCGCCGGGTGACCCCGGCTACGACGCCTACTACACGAAGTTCCCGTTGGGTGTCGGCACCTCACCGCCGTTCGGCCCGATTCCGAACGCCGCTCCGGCACCGTGGGAACCCGGGGGCGGTGGCTGA
- a CDS encoding MCE family protein yields MIHSRGVRIGLAVTLAALLVCGSSVVIAHKLFRPTVIIAHFITATAIYPGDEVRIAGVKVGSIESIEPMGTQARMTLSVRHGITVPTDAKAVIVAQNLVSARYVQLAPAYESGPAMRDGAVIPVERTAVPVEWNEVKGQLMRLATELGPGSDTGDATGSVGGFIDSAAAAMDGNGDKLRRALEQLSAVGRVLAEGGGNIVDTITNLQTFVTALRDSNEQIVQFQNRFATLTSVVNDSRSELDAALKNLSEVVGETTRFVHDTRDKASEQIQRLANVVQNLAEHRMELENVLHIAPHSIANAVNMFDPRTGAASGVFVLNNMANPDWFICGMIGALQNVTAPTTSKLCSQYLGPGLRLANFNNLPFPFSFLLSANPPPYMLRYSEPSLMPGAGGPPPGPPEPTPAVSAYTGAGDVPPPPGYGPPPGPAPPAGPPTLHDMLLPAERSPAQDAAPPPPSPPNDGTPP; encoded by the coding sequence ATGATCCACAGCCGTGGTGTGCGAATCGGCCTGGCGGTGACGCTGGCCGCGCTGCTCGTGTGCGGATCGAGCGTCGTCATCGCACACAAGCTGTTTCGGCCCACCGTGATCATCGCCCACTTCATCACCGCCACCGCGATCTACCCCGGTGACGAGGTCCGCATCGCCGGCGTGAAGGTGGGCTCCATTGAATCGATCGAGCCGATGGGAACGCAGGCGAGGATGACGCTTTCCGTCCGACACGGCATCACGGTGCCGACCGACGCCAAAGCGGTCATCGTCGCCCAGAACCTCGTCTCTGCGCGCTACGTCCAACTCGCACCCGCATACGAGTCGGGACCGGCCATGCGAGACGGGGCGGTGATTCCCGTCGAGCGCACGGCGGTGCCGGTGGAGTGGAACGAGGTCAAAGGGCAACTGATGCGATTGGCAACGGAATTGGGGCCCGGCAGCGACACCGGTGACGCGACGGGTTCAGTCGGCGGGTTCATCGACAGCGCAGCCGCGGCCATGGACGGCAACGGCGACAAGCTGCGCCGCGCACTCGAACAACTGTCGGCGGTGGGCCGGGTCCTCGCCGAAGGGGGCGGCAACATCGTCGACACGATCACCAACCTGCAGACCTTCGTCACCGCGCTGCGCGACAGCAACGAACAGATCGTGCAGTTCCAGAACAGGTTCGCCACGCTCACCAGCGTCGTCAACGACAGCAGGTCGGAACTGGATGCGGCGCTGAAGAACCTGTCCGAGGTCGTAGGCGAGACAACACGATTCGTGCACGACACCCGGGACAAGGCGTCAGAGCAGATTCAGCGGCTGGCCAATGTCGTGCAGAACCTCGCCGAGCACCGCATGGAGCTGGAGAACGTGCTGCACATCGCCCCCCACTCGATCGCCAACGCAGTCAACATGTTCGACCCGCGTACCGGTGCGGCCAGCGGAGTGTTCGTGCTGAACAACATGGCCAATCCGGACTGGTTCATCTGCGGCATGATCGGGGCGCTCCAAAACGTCACCGCTCCGACGACCTCCAAACTCTGCTCGCAGTACCTGGGTCCCGGGTTACGCCTGGCGAACTTCAACAACCTGCCGTTTCCGTTCAGCTTCCTGTTGAGCGCCAACCCGCCGCCGTACATGCTGCGCTACAGCGAGCCGAGCCTGATGCCCGGAGCCGGCGGTCCGCCGCCCGGGCCGCCGGAGCCTACACCGGCCGTCTCGGCGTACACCGGCGCCGGCGATGTGCCGCCGCCACCCGGCTACGGCCCGCCCCCGGGGCCCGCGCCGCCTGCCGGGCCGCCGACACTGCACGACATGCTGCTGCCGGCCGAGCGGTCACCGGCTCAGGACGCGGCGCCACCGCCGCCGTCGCCGCCGAACGACGGGACCCCGCCATGA
- a CDS encoding MCE family protein: MRKYRGTQLIRVGFLGAVLIVLVVAVGLAPERLVSWATAIRYQAQFADAGGITPGNDVTVSGMKVGTVSEVALQGRHAVVTFTVDGTVPLGSATTAHVRTGTLLGERVLTLESGGDGTMNPMDVIPVSRTASPYSLTEAVSELTTNTAGTDTAALNQSLDTLSATLDHVAPQLGPTFDGVTRLSRAINERDDTLGDLLANGADITRILSDRSAQVNSLILNANDLVAVLSERRRAIVELLAHTSALSKQMTGLIRDNEQELAPTLDKLNGVTAILEKNRDNIAKALPGLAKFQITLGETIGNGPYYQAYIPNIAFGQLLQPWLDYAFGFRRGVDAGQPPDNVGPRAELPFPYNGIPQPWEQWGEIPR; encoded by the coding sequence ATGCGCAAATACCGTGGCACACAACTGATTCGGGTGGGCTTTCTGGGCGCCGTCCTGATCGTCCTCGTCGTCGCCGTCGGCCTCGCACCCGAACGGCTGGTGTCCTGGGCGACCGCGATCCGGTATCAGGCGCAGTTCGCCGACGCCGGCGGTATCACGCCGGGCAACGACGTGACGGTCTCGGGGATGAAGGTCGGCACCGTCTCCGAGGTCGCGCTGCAGGGGCGCCATGCCGTGGTGACCTTCACCGTCGACGGAACCGTGCCGCTCGGGTCGGCCACCACCGCGCACGTGCGCACCGGCACCCTGTTGGGTGAGCGCGTCCTGACCCTGGAGTCCGGCGGCGACGGAACGATGAACCCGATGGACGTCATCCCGGTGTCGCGCACGGCGTCGCCCTACTCGCTGACCGAAGCCGTCAGCGAGCTGACGACAAACACCGCGGGCACCGACACCGCCGCGTTGAACCAGTCGCTGGACACCCTGTCGGCGACGCTGGACCATGTTGCGCCACAACTGGGGCCGACCTTCGACGGAGTGACGCGGCTGTCACGGGCGATCAACGAACGTGACGACACGCTGGGCGACCTGCTCGCGAACGGCGCCGACATCACACGCATCCTCTCGGACCGCAGCGCGCAGGTGAATTCCCTGATCCTCAACGCCAACGACCTGGTGGCAGTGCTGTCGGAGCGCCGGCGCGCCATCGTCGAGCTGCTGGCGCACACATCGGCGCTGTCCAAGCAGATGACCGGCCTGATCCGCGACAACGAACAGGAGCTCGCGCCGACGTTGGACAAGCTCAACGGCGTCACCGCGATTCTGGAGAAGAACCGCGACAACATCGCGAAAGCCCTTCCCGGGCTGGCGAAGTTTCAGATCACCCTCGGTGAGACCATCGGCAACGGACCGTACTACCAGGCCTACATCCCCAACATCGCGTTCGGCCAGCTGCTGCAGCCATGGCTGGATTACGCGTTCGGCTTCCGGCGAGGAGTCGACGCCGGACAGCCGCCCGACAACGTGGGTCCGCGCGCAGAGCTTCCCTTCCCGTACAACGGCATTCCTCAGCCCTGGGAGCAGTGGGGGGAGATACCGCGATGA